A window from Salvia miltiorrhiza cultivar Shanhuang (shh) chromosome 2, IMPLAD_Smil_shh, whole genome shotgun sequence encodes these proteins:
- the LOC131008260 gene encoding uncharacterized protein LOC131008260, with the protein MASSSNIDASNSSDDEAWEQSVDDHNRQLDRIIEDVVIHAASLSVQPTNHAVRGRMRYIERRREIGHEGVFEQYFSEDPIYPPEYFRTRFRMRKPLFERLMNKLVATDRFFQQHPDAAGHLVIKFVEGVISNFGAEYLRKPTEEDMTALLHIGER; encoded by the exons ATGGCCTCTAGTTCTAATATTGATGCTTCAAATTCTAGCGATGATGAAGCATGGGAACAAAGCGTTGATGATCATAATCGCCAACTTGATCGCATCATTGAGGATGTGGTCATCCATGCCGCAAGTCTATCTGTACAACCTACCAATCATGCCGTTAGAGGAAGGATGCGGTATATTGAAAGAAGACGTGAGATAGGCCATGAAGGTGTGTTCGAGCAGTACTTTTCAGAAGATCCAATCTATCCCCCAGAATATTTTCGAACAAGGTTTCGCATGCGAAAGCCTTTGTTTGAACGTTTAATGAACAAACTCGTCGCCACCGATAGATTTTTTCAACAACACCCTGATGCAGCTGGCCATCTTG TCATCAAATTTGTTGAAGGTGTAATTTCCAATTTCGGAGCTGAGTACCTCAGAAAGCCAACTGAAGAAGATATGACAGCTCTTCTTCATATCGGAGAACGGTGA
- the LOC131008259 gene encoding uncharacterized protein LOC131008259, with the protein MAAVVKQEVVEEERDGGGCGGSERENERKMGVSEAVSEAVAAVPLSICAPEAPRRSRRERNPSAALRSPYVHSAVPRPVDSQYVDGFDRMMKAGNRGNYRTMSVAESEHPLPFSFWTTMQNTIRDLSSNAVDCYMMTMRSRLMRGDDLIDGVDARTTIVLDTELFKYFDDEFTQLKSAWREMFPAKAEGRFIYSDGVFASWQPHSKKMYMVHGQGVSSTHGDWMNATTLILPIHVCGRYITCRVDLLSGVCDIFDSQLFKTMPQPRFDVIAALYPLQCLLGKMLEVSQWFARTTIVDNPLENLQWRRLKIQYADENEQFQQPDQCSSGVFACMYVERLISGSPSLAWGNGHAADYRRKIGSSIYEFCIPASK; encoded by the exons GGAGTTTCTGAGGCAGTTTCTGAGGCAGTAGCTGCTGTTCCCCTCAGTATTTGTGCACCGGAGGCTCCACGCAGAAGTCGCCGAGAACGGAACCCGTCGGCTGCACTTCGATCACCATACGTGCACAGCGCCGTGCCGAGACCCGTCGACTCACAGTATGTTGACGGGTTTGACCGTATGATGAAAGCTGGCAACCGTGGCAACTACCGGACGATGTCGGTGGCAGAGAGCGAACACCCTCTCCCGTTTAGCTTTTGGACCACTATGCAAAACACGATAAGAGACCTCTCGTCCAAT GCTGTTGATTGCTACATGATGACGATGAGATCGAGGTTGATGAGGGGTGATGACTTGATAGACGGTGTTGATGCGAGGACCACCATCGTATTGGATACAGAGTTATTC AAATATTTCGATGATGAATTCACGCAGTTGAAGTCAGCGTGGCGGGAAATGTTTCCCGCGAAGGCAGAAGGGCGGTTTATATATTCCGACGGAGTTTTTGCGTCGTGGCAACCGCATTCCAAGAAGATGTATATGGTGCATGGGCAGGGGGTATCTTCGACTCATGGCGATTGGATGAATGCCACAACG CTCATTTTGCCTATACATGTGTGTGGACGTTACATTACATGCCGAGTGGatttgctgagtggagtttgcGACATCTTCGATTCGCAGTTGTTCAAGACCATGCCGCAGCCGCGCTTCGATGTGATCGCCGCCCTATATCCGCTGCAGTGCCTGTTGGGTAAGATGCTTGAAGTGTCCCAGTGGTTCGCAAGGACCACGATTGTCGACAACCCGTTGGAAAACCTCCAATGGCGAAGGTTGAAAATCCAATATGCCGACGAGAAtgagcagttccagcagccagATCAATGCAGCTCCGGTGTTTTTGCGTGCATGTATGTGGAGCGTCTGATATCAGGCTCGCCGAGCCTTGCGTGGGGCAATGGGCACGCCGCCGACTATAGGCGCAAGATAGGCAGTAGCATCTACGAGTTTTGCATCCCCGCATCGAAATAG
- the LOC131008262 gene encoding uncharacterized protein LOC131008262, with amino-acid sequence MDAKSKRFKLMQEEARKDIERAFGVLQARWAIIKGLPRLWKNKELSDIMFTCIVLYNMIIQDEDEHTTEWEEEVTDEASSSSAAAHPRTGAPSEFRAYVARQAYARPGDACPPDFRFEGAHLVSFWSD; translated from the coding sequence ATGGACGCAAAGAGTAAAAGATTCAAGCTGATGCAGGAAGAGGCTCGCAAGGACATCGAACGAGCTTTCGGCGTGcttcaagctcgttgggcaATCATCAAAGGACTACCGCGTCTTTGGAAGAATAAGGAGTTGAGCGACATCATGTTCACGTGCATCGTTTTGTACAATATGATCATCCAAGACGAAGACGAACACACAACAGAATGGGAAGAAGAGGTCACCGACGAAGCTTCGAGTAGCTCAGCTGCAGCTCATCCTCGCACCGGTGCTCCGTCGGAATTTCGCGCATATGTGGCACGACAAGCTTATGCGAGACCAGGAGATGCATGCCCGCCTGACTTCAGATttgaaggagcacatttggtTTCATTTTGGTCCGATTAA
- the LOC131013255 gene encoding uncharacterized protein LOC131013255 codes for MVYVEHNNDPVEEVYIPTFDFGQASGYGDDEAQSSQYETSYHARESAPPTQYFSWDGQPLDESAWNLNEMCGRFNQVRTDDDSDEEAVQPEDEAEEPDEDSDEEDEEYDPTNESGTDSAASEDLLDDDLIEFTATERAGWIRQSRTRHGNPTDSTGDLSNWIVPLIPVDATTSLVARESELSRVADLGKNSFYNSKEELVLAVGFWNMKQGAEAKVVRSDQGRLYYKCKHSDKCKFDVRASCHGGGMWGVHKFKEHSCEGELGILKRIKAHSNVVAAYVEKRIRDDGEVIKPKSIMSELLREFGVRIKYDVALRARNLSLEKIYGRIDDSFLLLPKYLYALSQANPGTVMDLEVDENHRFKHLFLALAASITPFFFSLRPVIVVDGTHLKGKNNGILFVAVTKDANEQVFPLAFGVGPIENDESWKWFLSNLRQTFGQPDNLLVVSDAHVSIANAVKSELPNATHGLCYYHLQNKIKGYGQAVVELFRQAAYAYTDSEFSRAMSAMAQLKPAAYGKLMRVGPEKWARSQSPVTRYSFLTSNAAEALNARLLWARRLPICSMLEAIRMVLEQWFNDRLASAEESDDLLTPEAKQKISAEISKSRRYTAKRTSERKYKVRAGDRRFMVDLQAKSCECNEFDLDGMPCSHAIAAITEAKEPVEDYVEAYYLRSSLVQTYSGPVNHLPPLEHWEIPFEVATDIVLPNLSRRQAGRPRESRIPSAGERPTQRTTTADASSSLGKRAPKTCGLCGSPGHTRRACKGTGWEQ; via the exons atggtgtacgttgagcacaacAACGACCCGGTCGAAGAAGTgtacatccctacttttgattttggccaggcttcgggatacggagatgatgaagcacaatctagtcagtatgagacgtcgtatcatgctcgcgagagcgcgcctccaacacagtacttttcatgggatgggcaaccgttggacgaatccgcatggaatctgaatgaaatgtgcgggagattcaaccaggtgcggacggatgacgattctgatgaagaagccgtacaacctgaagacgaagccgaagaacctgatgaggattctgatgaagaagacgaagaatacgatccaacgaacgagtcgggcacagattctgccgcctctgaggatttattagacgatgatctgatagagttcacggcgaccgagcgagcaggttggatccgacaaagtagaaCTCGTCACGGAAATCCGACGGACTCGACCGGTGATCTATCTAATTGGATAGTTCcgttgattccagtggacgccacgacttcgctcgttgctcgcgagagtgagctgtccagagttgctgatttggggaagaactctttttacaaCAGTAAAGAAGAATTGGTCCTTGCTGTTGGCTTCTGGAATATGAAGCAAGGGGCTGAGGCAAAAGTTGTACGCTCAGATCAGGGACGCCTCTATTACAAGTGCAAGCACTCTGATAAGTGCAAGTTCGATGTGCGTGCATCTTGTCACGGCGGAGGGATGTGGGGAGTGCATAAGTTTAAAGAGCACTCTTGCGAAGGGGAGTTGGGCATTTTGAAACGAATAAAGGCACATTCGAATGTGGTTGCAGCTTATGTGGAAAAAAGAATACGCGATGACggagaggtcattaagccgaaatctattatgtcggagttgttacgtgaatttggcgtcagaatcaaatatgatgtcgcgctgcgtgcaagaaatctcaGCTTAGAGAAGATATACGGTCGAATTGATGATTCGTTCCTTCTTCTGCCCAAATATTTGTATGCCCTAAGTCAAGCGAATCCAGGCACCGTGATGGATTTGGAAGTAGACGAAAACCACCGGTTCAAACATCTGTTTCTTGCTCTTGCGGCTTCCATCACACCTTTCTTCTTTTCGCTTCGGCCAGTGATTGTGGTCgacggcacacacttgaaggggaagaacaatggcattttgttcgtcgccgtgacaaaagacgcaaacgagcaagtttttccgttggcatttggtgtcgggccgatcgagaatgatgagtcatGGAAGTGGTTCCTCTCAAATTTGAGACAAACTTTTGGTCAGCCCGACAACTTACTAGTTGTCTctgatgcgcatgtctccattgctaatgctgtgaagagcgagttaccaaatgctactcacggtCTTTGCTACTACCACTTGCAGAACAAAATTAAGGGCTACGGGCAAGCTGTTGTTGAGCTTTTCCGCCAGGCTGCATACGCCTACACGGACTCAGAATTTTCACGTGCAATGTCGGCTATGGCTCAATTGAAGCCGGCGGCGTACGGGAAGTTGATGCGCGTAGGCCCTgagaagtgggcacgatcacaaAGTCCGGTGACCCGTTATAGTTTTCTTACATCTAATGCTGCCGAGGCTTTGAATGCCCGTTTGTTGTGGGCCAGACGCCTTCCTATATGCTCCATGCTGGAGGCAATCAGGATGGTTCTGGAGCAGTGGTTCAATGACAGACTTGCGTCTGCGGAAGAGAGCGATGACCTTCTTACTCCAGAGGCAAAACAGAAGATAAGTGCGGAGATCTCAAAGAGTCGTCGCTACACTGCGAAGAGGACCTCCGAGAGAAAATACAAGGTTCGTGCTGGTGATCGTCGCTTCATGGTTGACCTTCAAGCGAAGAGCTGTGAATGCAATGAATTCGACCTGGACGGCATgccgtgttctcatgcgatcgcagccattac TGAGGCGAAAGAGCCAGTGGAAGATTACGTGGAAGCTTACTACCTGCGGAGTTCACTGGTTCAAACATACTCCGGTCCAGTAAATCACTTGCCTCCCTTAGAGCACTGGGAAATTCCGTTTGAAGTTGCAACTGATATTGTTTTGCCAAACCTTTCTCGGCGACAAGCTGGTcgaccaagagaatctagaattcCTTCAGCTGGTGAGAGGCCGACTCAAAGGACTACTACAGCGGATGCATCAAGTAGTCTGGGAAAACGAGCACCCAAAACCTGTGGTCTATGTGGCTCGCCTGGCCACACACGTAGAGCATGCAAGGGTACGGGCTGGGAGCAGTAG
- the LOC131008261 gene encoding uncharacterized protein LOC131008261, which produces MDGDNNSFFNSKNFNPSQDYYPNLADIPSSNEFPEFDYAMNSEFSHNPTDSPIFEYHQTSENFSTNHPSNNAQSWTDIEDISLMSAWCFVSNNPIVGTNRNSKSFWKTVAGMYEQSRAANPEIGGRRSIKSLRNRYKRLNKNVTLWVVAYKKVYERRASDQSKEDIEKAAQAIYDKPKFTHHEVFEKVMSSYLNWELKLDSTGYVQRSHPDDEDSVDESRSSSKKLRTDEDVDPTTDSTPETPGSDASKFHRPIGRDKAKVKAKRKGKQTES; this is translated from the coding sequence ATGGATGGAGACAATaattctttcttcaactctAAAAATTTCAATCCCTCCCAAGACTATTATCCAAATCTTGCTGATATTCCAAGCTCCAATGAATTCCCAGAGTTTGATTATGCTATGAATTCAGAATTCTCGCATAATCCAACTGATTCTCCTATTTTTGAATATCACCAAACCTCTGAAAATTTTTCTACAAACCACCCTTCCAACAATGCTCAAAGTTGGACTGATATAGAAGATATATCACTAATGTCTGCTTGGTGCTTTGTCAGTAACAATCCAATTGTTGGCACTAACCGAAATAGTAAGTCGTTTTGGAAAACTGTTGCAGGTATGTATGAGCAAAGTCGAGCAGCTAATCCAGAAATTGGAGGTCGAAGGAGCATCAAATCATTGAGGAACCGTTACAAACGCCTCAACAAAAATGTAACTCTGTGGGTTGTTGCATACAAGAAAGTATATGAGCGACGAGCGAGCGATCAGTCTAAAGAGGATATCGAGAAAGCAGCTCAAGCAATTTACGATAAACCTAAGTTTACTCACCATGAAGTGTTTGAAAAAGTTATGAGCAGTTATCTGAACTGGGAACTGAAATTGGATAGTACTGGTTACGTACAACGTTCTCACCCAGACGACGAAGACAGTGTTGACGAAAGTCGTAGCAGCTCAAAAAAATTGAGGACAGATGAAGATGTGGATCCTACAACCGACTCCACTCCAGAAACTCCAGGTAGTGATGCTTCAAAATTTCATCGTCCTATTGGTAGGGATAAAGCTAAAGTTAAGgctaaaagaaaaggaaaacaaacaGAATCATAA